Within the Periophthalmus magnuspinnatus isolate fPerMag1 chromosome 7, fPerMag1.2.pri, whole genome shotgun sequence genome, the region cgtcacacacagacctggagttgtgttttgtttctcacatgtttaacacaaacctgcagatttagcctgagttcttccctcaaaccgaaaactctctgttccaccttgtgatgtcatcatgtggtgatacaggaagtgctccactgtgcttttaaactccacacaccttcatttatagaatcatttcagtcctggagttgtctcttatctcgactaaactaaaggtaaaaggaggagttcacttgaaaacttgatgacatcacaaggtggaacagagcgttttgagctttggagatgtagacagaccatGAAGACCAATGAAGCTTGTCACCAAAgcatttggagccaagttgtgtactaggaattctgaccgcgagtgtcatagcaaccaaagagccatggaatgtctcacagtatggctttaaagtaTCTCCTCGGTGACTCTTAAATacgtttttgtgtgtttcagtggaGAAGCGGCTGAAGGAGACGGTGCAGTTTGGGGTGGAGGGCAGCAGCACGTTTCTGGAGTGTCAGCCTCGTTCTCCTCAGGCCACGGTCAAATGGCTTTACCAACGCGAAGGCAAACGGAAACTGGTGAGCTACAGCGcgcacattagcattagcacgttagcattagcacgttagcattagcacgttagcattagcaatctatatatttacattttgtccTTTATTTCAACGTGATTCATTTCTTCTTCCAGCTGAACCGAGTCGGGGGCGTTTTAAAGACCAACCACGGAATCCTGCTGAAATCTCTCAACCAATCGGACGCGGGTTTGTACCACTGCCTCGCAACAGAGAACAACTTCAAACACACGGTGGCTCGCGTCGCTCTCCGCATCTTGGACCGGGATATAGTTTTAGCTCTGACCGGTCAAGACGAAGACGAAGAGCCCAAAACGCGCcaccctcctcatcctcagccGCACCTGTCCACGCCGTTTCCCCCGGAGATCAGACTGATAAACCAGTACTGTCAGTCGTACTGGGACCAGCTCAGCCCCAAACAGCAGCAGAGGAAACGCACCAGCCGCAGGCACACGGAGGGACAGGACCAGGGTCTGGGCTAGAGCCCAACGCAGCATTTTGGACTAAGATGgatccacacacactcatgtcTCAGCTCCGCCCCCGAGGTGAAGGGTCACGGTCAGGCCTGTCACGAGAGCACGTTCTGAAGAGCGACATTCTGTATAAACTAAACGATAAACCATAATGTTTGTGTAAACCGTCagtgtccaggtctgatttagcaaaagatgaaattaaatctgtccaCTGGAAACTTCTACAACTCTCCTACAACTCTCCTACACTCCTACAGCTCTCCTACAACTCTTCTACACTCCTACAACTCTCCTACAACTCTCCTACAACTCTCCTACACTTCTACAACTCTCCTACACTTCTACAACTCTCCTACAACACTCCTACACTCCTACAACTCTCCTACAACTCTCCTACACTCCTACAACTCTCCTACACTTCTACAACTCTCCTACACTCCTACAACTCTCCTACAGCTCTCCTACAGCTCTCCTACACTCCTACAACTCTCCTACACTCCTACAGCTCTCCTACAACTCTCCTACAGCTCTCCTACAACTCTCCTACAGCTCTCCTACACTCCTACAACTCTCCTACAACTCTCCTACAGCTCTCCTACACTCCTACAACTCTCCTACACTCCTACAACTCTCCTACACTCCTACAACTCTCCTACACTCCTACAGCTCTCCTACAACTCTCCTACAGCTCTCCTACACTCCTACAACTCTCCTACATCAATTTGTCCAGTCGACTgatctcagtctggtcctcgtccaatcagatctgtttatttcagtgacacatgtgaaacgaagcagctcattggtcgcctctggtttacagataaaatcacatttccacAGTTTAAACTTCGCTCAGtgattctgcacaaatccaacatgtttttcagctctgtgagattttttttccttaattttTTCCGATGCGGACGGcgcgtgtctctgattggctaatccacctgtcaatcatcatttgaaaacagggaccagactcacattttatTGGAGAAGTGTCTGGATCGAATCTGTAAAACACTGATATGGTTTAAAAAAAGAGCTGCACTAAATAAAAGACACAGGAGTTTAGTGCTAAAGTTTTATCTTTATAATGAGACACAGAAAATCTCAAATCTTAGCACGAAAAATATAGTTCCCTCTTTTTATTGAATAATGACTCCACATAGATATTATTCTAGAGATGATTGTGTTTCTCGCGGTGACAGGCCTGACCCCGGTGGCCGTTCTGCTCGTGCGGTTCACACTGTCAGTGGTTTCATGTCAGATCGATctaaaatatgtaaagatttgtatatttgatttttacttcatctgtttattgttttgctgCTTTAAGGTTTGTGCTCTTTAGTGGGattaaagacgcactgtgtacattttctggcGCCGCGTTGACACCTGCTGCTCTCCACAGACTCTCGGACTGGACTGATTTTCTTGTTGAGTTacagacttttatttttgtttttaagccgCAGCTGTTTCACATTTTGGATTTAGTCTTTGGAGCTTTTTACAGACCGTAGACTCTCATGTAAAGTCTCCCactctcaaacacacaaacacagctccAAAGGCTGAACTCTGGAGATGAAGCTGGATAAACATgtataatgccacactgcggagcATTCTAAAAAGCAAAAACGTTTTCatagagaccagcaggtggcgcaccctctgccagaaatgttacacaaatgTTACACAAATGTTACACAAATGTTACACAAATGTTACACAATGTGTCTTTCACATGTGGCTGTTCAGATTCAGATCAATTCACTGGAGAAACTTTGGTCgttcactgcaaaaaataaatcacatgttcaaacagaatcagaaaaataaactttattttataaaaaaaaacaaaagagaaaacgTCAAGAAATAATTAACTGAACCTGAGagattttttgcagtgtaagcGGCTGTGCTCAACTTTCAGAGTGGACATGTGTCTCAGAGTGGACATGTGTCTCAGAGTGGACATGTGTCACACAGTGGACATGTGTCACACAGTGGACATggacagaaaaacacatttttgtacaaaGGCTGAGCTGAATCATCGACGCGGCCCCGTCGCCGGGGTCGTGTCGCCGGGGTCGCGTCGCCGGGGTCGCGTCGCCGGGGTCGCGTCGCCGGGGTCGCGTCGCCGGGGTTGTGTGTGACATGTTTGTTCTGGTGGCtcttgtgtcatgtttttgaaaataGGAAGTCGTTGCACTTTACTCCCCTCCACAGTAAAAGCTCCTCGTCATTTGATATAAAACATCACCCAGAAAAACAGCCACATTttctgttaaatgtgtttttgccgTTTAAGTACAACAATAATCCTTTTATcggcaattaatcaaattttaaccAAATTTCATAGGTTTAAATTGTCTGacaagatttttgtttttataaagagGTCGACAGCCCGTCCCTCGTCAGGGgaagcagtttgtgaaaaatggcACTTATTAAAAGTTTGTGTCGTTTATGTTCATAAAATCAATagactctgtgcacaacagcgccctctacctcaccgttagcatcactacttcctgtccagttttatctctgaggtttttgaCGAGTCtcgctaaaattaataaatattaaaagatgaggcagtggacaggggtcaggggtcagagggtgAGGGGGTTAAGggcagacagtggacaggggtcagaggtcaggggtcagagggtgAGGGGGTTAAGggcagacagtggacaggggtcagaggtcaggggtcagagggtggacagggagctgcaggtggacgtcactgacacgttaaacacgacacaaataaaatgaacgtctgtgtttagaaagagacacgTTTGTGTCtgaatgctaacgctaatgctaatgctaattttgatgcataataaatattaaaagaacaCCACAGAATTAAGCATTCtacatttacaaacaataaggtagttttaattttatttcatttgagttttaaaaggttgtttattttaagtttttgatTTTAATCAAAGTgagtgttagctttgagacacagctaGCGTGCtaatgtgcacagagcctattaatgtgttttaataggcagaaaatcaaactgaaataagGACCAggacttatatatatatttttccacaTCACGCGTTTAGCTGCTCCGGTTGTTTCTGTTTCCATCGTGTTCCCTTTGCTTCTCTTTTACTGTGTTGTTCAGTAAAGTGTTTCctgctaaacctggacttattTAAACTAAATGTAATATATAATGCTAATGTAAAGTGGTGATGCTTTTGTGTTCAAAtcgtatgctaatgctaatgctaatgctgcaTGCCCATATGTTGCAAGTTGTAAATGTTCCTGTTTCTCTTCTCAGTCGTGGTGTTTTTGTACCGTTCGGTTTAAGCTAATTCCATTTGATGTGGTCAGACTCGCGGTGACCGACAGTCGTGACGTTTGCGTGTTTCTTCCAGTTCTGCACTTTTGTTGGTGGTGGATTTTCGAGGGAACCTGAGAATTTTTTGCacattggggaaaaaaaatgaacatatttttggtttgtacattacattttaaaataggaTGGAAGCCGTTCAGACTGTATATTTCATTGTTGTGTCTCGTGTTGTATTTCAGACATAAAAAAGCACTTCACTCTAAATGTGCCACAGTTATTTGAGTCACATAAACATCTGGGAATTCTCAAAAATcactgtgttttcagtttgtccatttatttgtgcattaaaaacatttattacgTGACACTTACGACATCGCTCATTCAAATTAGaccaaatgcaaaataaacgTCACGGTCACTCGTCCCACTCGTCGTCATCGTCGTCGTCATCGCCAACTTCTTCACTTTCATctgaaaacatatttataattattaactaaaagctttaaaacaattacatttataATTAAACTGGAAGATTAGATATGATTCACATaagcgacttttttttttttttaatggtagccaatgatatttttaatttattctcaTAATTTAAAGATGCCCTATGCAACTCTTGTGTGCAGTCtatgacctgcttgtctccatgacgatgttattgctttacctggaatgttccacagtatagaattTAACTATTTATCTCCAAGGAcccaagcttttttttttttttttgtagcgttcggctccagtcaaatgaagctcatcgaggctaaagcagcggctaatttggagcagagtttcgaccgcgagtatcatagcaaccaaagagccaatcaggagtgaggatgttgaaggtcacgccccttcccacccacaccaatggtttatcagggagcaggcgattagcaacgctgtcaatcaaacctgttgcgctaacagctaacgctaacaggagcgacctcggggaaagaaggacctgatttgtctgttattaatgttcatatcttgatttacagacacaatagtgaaataaaaaccccaggatcatgtagagggttaatacgaacatttaagaccaaaatgagtctgaagcagcagagacagagagaggagacagaaaacaaaaaataaactctcaaaataaaacaaaaataaataaataaaaataacaaaaaagtaaaagaaaaaaacccacTAAAAAAGcgacaaaaaaatcaaaataaaaaaatctaaaattaacacaaaatgtctttaaaaaaataaaaataaaataaacaactcaaaataacaaaaaaaagtaaaaaaaattaactaaaaaaaaaacaaaccaaaaaaactcaaaataactaaaaataaataaataaataaaaatggaaaaaaataaactcaaaataaaaaccccaggatcatgtagagggttaatacgaacatttaagaccagaatgagtctgaagcagcagagacagagagaggggacaaaaaacaaaaaataaactctcaaaataaaaaaaaaaaaaaataacccaaaatatttaaaaaaaaataaaaaaataaataaaaataacaaaaaagtaaaagaaaaacaactaaaaaagcaacaaaaaaatcaaaataaaaaaatctaaaatgaacacaaaatgtctttaaaaaaataaaaaataaaataaaaaactcaaaatagcaaaaaaaaagttaaaaaaataaactaaaaaaaacaaaccaaaaaaactcaaaataactaaaaataaataaataaataaaaatggaaaaaaataaactcaaaataaaaaccccaggatcatgtagagggttaatacgaacatttaagaccagaatgagtctgaagcagcagagacagagagaggagacagtttttacacagaagagctggaagtgcgaccatgatcacttcctgttttgatcGCAGCAGCTAGCaaattagctatgtccacttataaacagtctgtggtccagATTGTACACTGTTTTTCGATTCAGTcacagttttgactcattttagTTGAACACTTCTGAAAGCTCCAGGTCGTATAAAACTCACCTGAAGAGTGGATGACTTTGCTTCTCTTCTGCATGGCCATCATCAGAGCTCCCACAATGCCCTCCCCGGACTCCGTTGGGGTGGGCGGGGCTTGGTCCACACAGTCTGTCACCTGTAAAACATAAAGGTAACaatcaaaaacacattcaaaaacaaGTCAAATGTTACGTTCAACCCGGGTTTAATGGGGCTGGAAAAGtcctgtttctgtttgtgtttttacatgtgGTCAGGTGTGGTTTTAGGTGTGGTCAGGTGTGGTTTTAGGTGTGGTCAGGTGTGGTTTTAGGTGTGGTCAGGTGTGGTTTTAGGTGTGGTCAGGTGTGGTTTTAGGTGTGgtcaggtgtgtttttttggtGAGGTTTAGGTGTGGTTTTAGGTGTGGTCAGGTGTGGTTTTAGGTGAGGTTTAGGTGTGGTCAGGTGTGGTTTTAGGTGTGGTCAGGTGTGGTTTTAGGTGTGGTTTTAGGTGTGGTCAGGTGTGGTTTTAGGTGTGGTTTTAGGTGTGGTTTTAGGTGAGGTTTAGGTGTGGTCAGGTGTGGTTTTAGGTGTGGTCAGGTGTGGTTTTAGGTGAGGTTTTAGGTGTGGTCAGGTGTGGTTTTAGGTGTGGTCAGGTGTGGTTTTAGGTGTGGTTTTAGGTGTGGTCAGGTGTGGTTTTAGGTGTGGTTTTAGGTGTGGTCAGGTGTGGTTTTAGGTGTGGTTTTAGGTGTGGTCAGGTGTGGTGGTTTTAGGCGTGGTTTTAGGTGTGGTCAGGTGTGGTTTTAGGTGTGGTTTTAGGTGAGGTATAGGTGTGGTTTTAGGTGTGGTTTTAGGTGTGGTCAGGTGTGGTTTTAGGTGTGGTTTTAGGTGTGGTCAGGTGTGGTGGTTTTAGGCGTGGTTTTAGGTGTGGTCAGGTGTGGTTTTAGGTGTGGTTTTAGGTGAGGTATAGGTGTGGTTTTAGGTGTGGTCAGGTGTGGTTTTAGGTGTGGTCAGGTGTGGTTTTAGGTGTGGTCAGGTGAGGTTTAGGTGTGGTTTTAGGTGTGGTCAGGTGTGGTTTTAGGTGTGGTCAGGTGTGGTTTTAggtgtggttggataaatgACCACTGCTGTACTGCCGTGTCAGATCACATCACCGCAGGTCGTACGTGTGAccctctgtcgtccaggtctgatccaaaggaAATTCCACAAAacttttagagtgaagacgtttggtcacttcttcagttctggtcagattcctgctggacacggccttatgtctgtctgaaggaggcgctaacgacactgaagctaacgacactgaagctaacgacactgaagctaacacacctgtttgtttacagcctGTTATCGAGTTCggtaagtgtgaactgtgcctaaGTCATATTTagtataatcattcaggcccttaatggacGCTCTCACTCCTGTTAGCAttctggctattagcatacagCACTGGCATTAgctctattgttttccttgtttagatttaggtctgaggatgttTGGAGTTATGAATAGGACATAAATAAAGTCTaaggtttatgtttttatggacCAGGTAAAAGTGAAACACAGAATTATGTCACGGCGACTTTGGAACATGGAACATTTTGGAATTAGAAAAGcaaacacacttttaaatgtcaaaGTTTAGATTCAGTTGGTTTGGATTTGGTTATAGTCTCTGtaataacaatgataataataataataataataataataataataatcattcaaAAACATCAGAATTGTCACTTACATTCCGGAGCTTCTTGCCCAGTCGGATCTGGTCCAGGAGCGCCCCTCTGCTGTCCCCGCCGGACGAGGCTGGAGGAGGTTTCGGGGCACCTCCGCAgggcagagggggaggggctggtCCATCCGGGAAGCTGGGGGTCATaacaggtggaggtggaggcggTGGTGGAGGGGGCGgtgcttctcctcctcctctgttggGAGCGGGCGGGGCATGGGGAGCGGGCGGGACCGGAGAGCGTGGCTGGCTGGACGGGGGAGGCGGGGGAGGCATGGCGTGATGTGAGGGTCTGCCGGAGGGGGAGGAGTgcgacggaggaggaggaggaggaagagtacCACCGCGACCGGAGGAATGAGACGCCGGCGGAGGAGGGACGGCCCCGCGGGATTGTGAGGGGGGAGGCGGGGCCGGGGCACCTCGGGGCTGACCCGGGAGGGCGGGCAGGGGTCCGGAGCGGCCTCGATGAGGGGGCGGAGCCGGAGCACCGGAGCCGGgcacaggagggagggggccCTGTCTGcccgggggaggaggaggaggcccgCTAcctgcagaggtcaaaggtcagaggtcacaagaacagcaacgagaacagcaacaatgcaaatatattcaatttagaatatttttaagagtttagaatgtttagaatcattattattttgttgtaaagtcacatgtctcctgctcccgtctcttcacatgagacattttgttccaagaggcacaattgttgtttctcattttgtttttaatttcaggacaaatgttgctgtttcagggtcttaataaacagtttttgtaaatcattattcaatgttttatcaaaatgattaaaacgtcCACATACgaggacatttgttttacatcacttttctcagaaactacataatgtaaaaagataattcttagTTTTTActtcatcaggtccaatcagcccaaacaacaaagagaaatgaataaagtgaTGAAAGAGCTCGGGTCTGAGGAGGTGACAGGTTTGATATTTTCGTGTATCGTGTGATCAGGTGGTGACAGTCGACATAATGAAAACAGGACAAACCCCTAAAATCTCTACAACAATGTGACTGAAATacagcccctgacccctgacccttaATCCTAAACTCTAACCCTATCCTAatcctaacccctaaccctaacccaggTATGCCCAAacttttcttggccctcaagctccAGGTGAATCGGCCCATATCAGTTTAAACATTTCTAAAAATCTactaatgtgtcccattgagaaTGTGAGTGTGGATAAAGGTCGAGTGTTTCAGTCCAACTTGTaagaaacacacagatttgaagtattcactgtactggcgacccgtctgtggccctcagtgggccctcagtcggccctcacctttgtctgtgtgtctgtggcccttaatgataaaagtttggacactcctgctcTAACCTAATCCTAACTTTAATCCACAAACATCACAGtgtctttgtgtaaataaaaggaTCATATCACTTGATTTTTGCTTATTTCTTTTCtcttgctgttcttgaactgtgtgtTGCAACATTGAAATTTGTGGGAGGAATAAAGTTTTTCTCATCTTCTTACTTGTTCCTTTCATTTTCTGTCTTTTGCATTATTTcacaattgtatttttattttttttttaatgttgtaacagctcaataataataataataataataataataataataataataataataaataaataaataaataaataaataaataaataaataaataaatacataaataataatactcccAGTGTCCCTGAGGATTGTGGGTACAGCAGATATTTCTTTCAGTGCATTTGAAAGTGTCAGGCTGGTGCTTGATTCTGTCTGACCTTTGTTGACCTCTCTCTTGACGGCCTCCAGCCCGCCCGACTGCTCGATGACGTCGTAGATGAGTTGGGACGTGTGCTCGTCCTTCATGTCCGCCTCCTTGATCCCGGCCTGGGACAGCAGCTTCAGCAGGTCCGGGTCCAGGTTGTTTGGGTCCCAGCCCACGTGAGTCACATGTCtgaaacaaacatggaggaAGCGTTTAGAGCACGAGAGGTCGTTTTCAACAACTGTCCACaggggttaggggtcagggttagggttagaggttaagggttagggttggggttagggctCAAATTTGTAGATAAAGTAACAGCTGCATCAGACGCAGTTTCCTGTTGAACATGTTTGGGTCAGTCTGTAatttcattttacacaaatcaacacaactTTATATCTTGTTTTTGAGGCCAAACTTTTCCTGAATTTGCCTTTGAAAATAACAGGATTCGAGCGTTTAGACCAGGGgcctcaaacacattttcaccgagggccacatgagcaaaatggctgccctcaaagggccagatgtaaaatagatgtaactacttttttaacttgttaattaaccgtttctgtatttattacttattcatgttttaaatattgcatattAATTTTCATAGATGTAAAAACATGGCTGTGTAATGACATATCTcttaataaaatgacattttaacactatcataccttttcatttaccatgttgagggccacataaaatgatgttgagggccacatttggcccccaggccttgagtttgacacatgtggtttaaaggcagaagtgggcggggctgaataagCTCATTTCTAATCGATACATCGCCGATCCTCAAAATATCAATCATCAAAACTACAAATACAAAGTGTATTCTCACTTGAATCCACTGGGGGCGCCGATGTCGGCCTTGGACAGCTTGGCTcccttcttgttcttgttcttcttgtccttcttgCTCTTGGACAGGGAGGAGATGGGGGAGGTGACGGGGGAGGGCAGGGACCGGTACCGTGACGACTGGATGTCCGGGTTCTGGATGTCCACCGTGGTCATGTGAAAACCACCCGGGCTCCCGGACGCTGCACAGACACGACGACGAGggaagacattttgttttgttcagttttatgtGTTAAAGGCCCAAATGACTctatttaaacggcccatattaccttaaagggcccatatacctccattctctgatctgttctaacgtcgtttcctcgtcacacacagacctggagttgtgttttgtttcattctcacatgtttaacacacaaacctgcagatttaggctaatttcttctctcaaactgaaaacactctgttccaccttgtgatgtcatcatgtggtaatacaggaagtgctccactgtgtttttaaactccacacaccttcatttatagaatcatttggatcatttcagtcctggagttgtctcttatctcgactgaactaaaggtaaaaggagctgttcacttggaaactcccacttgatgacatcacaaggtggaacgctgcattttgagctttgtagatgtaacagactaataataaaatgactcaaacatgtgaatgagtcaaaacacaactccaggtctgtttccgCTCaaaaagagtccattttgtgtaatactggACCTATaatatgctttttaaaaatattaattgtTAGATTTCCACAAATTAAtcctattttgtttttattaaatctTTTTCTTGCTGAaccacaaataaaactaaaactcaaGCTAAAACGCCAGAGCTTCACACGGCGTCTTTACTTTgtctttaatttgttttgttttttaaatactcCACTTACCACTTTCCCCGGGCACTGGAGGAAGAGCTCGGTCTGttaaacacaatcacacacttTAGATTTGTGACCACAGACTCATTCTTCAGGAGGGACGTGTCGTACTCACCTGCAGACTGACGGGGGCGCTGTTTCTTATCTGTAAAACAAGTTTGTcacatttcacttttaaaaacttATATTTAATGTGTCATGTTCATGGACTTCTCTtggaaaattatgaaaatatgtgagattttcagtcaaaatacaatataaacaaacaaaacaaacacaaagtaaaataacaaaaataataca harbors:
- the wasb gene encoding WASP actin nucleation promoting factor b; this encodes MSRGSKAKGESARSVLLSGQENDKLEELLGRRCPSMASAVAQLFMALPHSPGVWSLQHTGAVCFVKDNPQRSYFIRMFDLKMGRMVWEQELYSQLVYSSPQPFFHTFSADDCQVGLNFADQQEADAFLHAVEDKINQRNNRHDKKQRPRQSADRALPPVPGESASGSPGGFHMTTVDIQNPDIQSSRYRSLPSPVTSPISSLSKSKKDKKNKNKKGAKLSKADIGAPSGFKHVTHVGWDPNNLDPDLLKLLSQAGIKEADMKDEHTSQLIYDVIEQSGGLEAVKREVNKGSGPPPPPPGRQGPLPPVPGSGAPAPPPHRGRSGPLPALPGQPRGAPAPPPPSQSRGAVPPPPASHSSGRGGTLPPPPPPSHSSPSGRPSHHAMPPPPPPSSQPRSPVPPAPHAPPAPNRGGGEAPPPPPPPPPPPVMTPSFPDGPAPPPLPCGGAPKPPPASSGGDSRGALLDQIRLGKKLRNVTDCVDQAPPTPTESGEGIVGALMMAMQKRSKVIHSSDESEEVGDDDDDDDEWDE